The genomic window GGATGGCCTTGTCGAGGGTGTTGCAGATCTCGGTGTTGTCTTCCAGGAACTTGGCGGCGTTGGCCTTGCCCTGGCCGATCTTGCTGCCCTGATAGCTGTACCAGGCGCCGGACTTCTCGATCAGGCCCAGTTGTACGCCCAGGTCGATGATCTCGCCGGTGCGGTAGATGCCGCGACCGTACATGATCTGGAACTCGGCCTGACGGAACGGCGGCGCGACCTTGTTCTTCACGACCTTGACGCGGGTTTCGCTGCCGACCACTTCGTCGCCTTCCTTCACCGCGCCGGTGCGGCGGATGTCGAGACGGACGGAGGAGTAGAACTTCAGCGCGTTACCGCCGGTGGTGGTTTCCGGGTTGCCGAACATCACGCCGATCTTCATGCGGATCTGGTTGATGAAGATGACCAGGCAGTTGGCGTTCTTGATGTTGCCGGTGATCTTGCGCAGCGCCTGGGACATCAGACGGGCCTGCAGGCCAACGTGCTGATCGCCCATCTCGCCTTCGATTTCGGCTTTCGGTACCAGGGCGGCCACGGAGTCGACGATGATCACGTCAACGGCGTTGGAGCGCACCAGCATGTCGGTGATTTCCAGGGCCTGTTCGCCGGTGTCCGGCTGGGAAACCAGCAGGTCATCGACGTTGACGCCCAGCTTGCCGGCGTAGTCCGGGTCCAGGGCGTGTTCGGCGTCGACGAAGGCGCAGGTGGCGCCGGCCTTCTGGGCCTGGGCGATGACCGACAGGGTCAGGGTGGTCTTACCCGAGGATTCCGGACCGTAGATCTCGACGATACGGCCCTTCGGCAGACCGCCGATGCCCAGCGCGATGTCCAGGCCCAGCGAGCCGGTGGAGATGGCGGGAATCGCCTGGCGCTCATGGTCGCCCATGCGCATGACCGCGCCTTTGCCGAATTGGCGTTCGATCTGTCCCAGGGCCGCGGCCAGGGCGCGCTTCTTGTTGTCGTCCATTGAAGTCCTCGCGAAGTCAGGCGGCCGGGCGGCCACGAACAACTGTATAAGTAGCCAGTATTATTCCACAGGGCAAGCCGCTCGCCTACCCCTGAATCGGATTTTCCCCGTCCGCCAGTCGCAACAGCCCTTCCAGAGCAGTCGCCACGGTTTGCCGGCGCACCGCTTCCCGATCACCGGCATACAGGCGCCGTTCGCTGAACACCTGTTCGCCTTTCCTCCAGGCCAGCCAGACCGTGCCCACCGGCTTCTCGGCAGAACCGCCGTCCGGCCCGGCAATTCCGCTCACCGCCACGGCGATGTCCGCCCCACTGCGCGGCAGGGCACCGGCGACCATCGCCTCGACCACTTCCCGGCTCACCGCACCGACCTGGGCGAACAGCGCGGCCGGCACGTCCAGCTGACGGGTCTTCTGACCATTGGAATAGGTCACGTAGCCCGCCTCGAACCAGGCGGAGCTGCCGGCGATGCGCGTGATCGCCTCGGCGATTCCGCCGCCGGTGCAGGATTCGGCGGTGGTGACGCGCAAATGGTTGGCAGCGAGCCGGGCGCCCAATCGGGCAGCGAGATCGGTAATGACGGAATCGGTGACAGGCACAGTGCGCTCCGGGGTTAAAGAAGGCCAGGCGGATACCGTACACTAGGCGCTTTTGCATGTTGAAGCCGGACAGCCAGAAGCCATGAGTCAAAGCGACCTCTCCGCCCACACACCGATGATGCAGCAGTACTGGAAGCTGAAGAACCAGCACCCGGATCAACTGATGTTCTACCGCATGGGCGACTTCTACGAGCTGTTCTACGAGGACGCCAAGAAGGCCGCCAAGCTGCTGGACATCACCTTGACCGCCCGCGGCCAGTCTGCCGGCACGTCCATTCCCATGGCCGGCATCCCGTTCCACTCCGCCGAAGGCTACCTGGCCAAGCTGGTGAAGCTCGGCGAATCGGTGGTGATCTGCGAGCAGATTGGCGACCCGGCCACCAGCAAGGGCCCGGTGGAGCGCCAGGTCGTGCGCATTCTCACCCCCGGCACTGTCAGCGACGAAGCGCTGCTCGACGAGCGCCGCGACAACCTGATCGCCGCCGTGCTGGGCGACGAGCGCCTGTTCGGCCTGGCCGTGCTGGACATCACCAGCGGCCGCTTCAACGTCCAGGAAATAAAAGGCTGGGAAACCCTCCTGGCCGAACTGGAGCGCATGAACCCTGCCGAATTGCTGATCCCCGATGACTGGCCCCAGGGCCTGCCGGCCGAGAAGCGCCGCGGCGCGCACCGCCGCGCGCCGTGGGACTTCGATCGCGACTCGGCGAAGAAGAGCCTGTGCCAGCAGTTCGGCGTCCAGGACCTCAAGGGCTTCGGCTGCCAGGACCTGACCCTGGCCATCGGTGCCGCCGGCTGCCTGCTGGCCTACGCCAAGGAAACCCAGCGCACCGCCCTGCCGCACCTGCGCAGCCTGCGCCACGAGCGCATCGACGATACCGTGATCCTCGATGGCGCCAGCCGTCGCAATCTGGAATTGGATACCAACCTCGCCGGCGGACGCGACAACACCCTGCAATCGGTGGTCGACCGCTGCCAGACCGCCATGGGCAGCCGCCTGCTGACCCGCTGGCTGAACCGCCCGTTGCGCGACCGCGCCGTGCTGGAAGCCCGCCAGGAATCCATCGCCTGCCTGCTGGAGCGCTATCGCTTCGAAATCCTCCAGCCGCAGCTGAAGGAAATCGGTGACGTCGAGCGCATCCTCGCCCGGATCGGCCTGCGCAACGCCCGCCCGCGCGACCTCGCCCGCCTGCGCGATGCCCTCGCCGCGCTACCGGAGCTGCAGAGCGGCATGACCGAGCTGGAAGCCCCGCACCTGGGTGAGCTGGCCAATAGCATCCGCACCTATCCGGAACTGGCTGACCTGCTGGTTCGCGCCGTGATCGAGAACCCGCCGGCAGTGATCCGCGACGGCGGCGTCATCGCACGCGGCTACGACGCCGAGCTGGACGAGCTGCAAATGCTCAGCGAAAACGCCGGCCAGTACCTGATGGACCTGGAGATTCGGGAAAAGGCCCGCACCGGCCTGCCGAACCTGAAGGTCGGCTACAACCGCATCCACGGTTACTACATCGAACTGCCCCGCGTGCAGGCCGAACAGGCCCCGGCCGACTACATTCGCCGCCAGACCCTCAAAGGCGCCGAACGCTTCATTACTCCGGAACTGAAAGCCTTCGAAGACAAGGCTCTGTCAGCCCAGAGTCGCGCGCTGGCCCGCGAGAAGCAGCTCTACGAAGAGCTGCTGGAATTGTTGATCGCGCAGTTGGCGCCGCTGCAGGACACCGCCGCCGCCCTGGCGGAGCTGGACGTCCTGGCCAACCTGGCCGAACGCGCACTGAACCTCGACCTGAACCGTCCGCGCTTCGTCGAAGAGTCTGGCATTCTCATCGAGCAAGGCCGCCATCCGGTCGTCGAGCAGGTATTGGATACGCCGTTCGTCGCCAACGACCTCAACCTCGACGAAGACACCCGCATGCTGGTGATTACCGGCCCGAACATGGGCGGTAAATCGACCTATATGCGGCAAACGGCGCTGATCGTGCTGCTGGCGCACATCGGCAGCTTCGTCCCGGCGGCGCGCTGCGAGCTGTCCCTGGTGGACCGCATCTTCACCCGCATCGGGTCGTCGGACGACCTTGCCGGCGGCCGCTCCACCTTCATGGTGGAAATGAGCGAAACCGCGAATATCCTGCACAACGCCACCGACCGCAGCCTGGTGCTGATGGACGAAGTGGGCCGCGGCACCAGTACCTTCGATGGCCTGTCGCTCGCGTGGTCCGCCGCCGAGCATCTGGCCCGACTGCGCGCCTTCACCCTGTTCGCGACGCACTATTTCGAGCTGACCGTACTGCCGGAAAGCGAGCCGGCGGTGGCCAACGTGCACCTGAACGCCACTGAACACAACGAGCGCATCGTTTTCCTGCACCACGTGCTGCCCGGCCCGGCCAGCCAGAGCTATGGCCTGGCGGTCGCGCAATTGGCCGGCGTGCCGGGTGCGGTCATTCAGCGCGCCCGCGAGCACCTGGCACGTCTGGAAACCACCAGCCTGCCCCACGAGGCGCCGCGCTCCAATGACCCGAAAAGCCCGGCGCCACTGCAGAGCGACCTGTTCGCCAGCCTGCCGCACCCCATCATCGAAGAGCTGACGCGTGTCAGCCCTGATGACCTGACGCCGCGCCAAGCTCTCGAATTGTTATATGCATGGAAGACGCGAGTCTGACGGATCGCGGGACAAGCTGCTAGAATCGCGCGCGCTTAGCCGCCCGCCTGAGGAGAAAATTAGAAATGACCTTCGTCGTCACCGACAACTGCATCAAGTGCAAATACACCGACTGCGTGGAAGTATGCCCGGTGGACTGCTTCTACGAAGGCCCGAACTTCCTGGTCATCCACCCGGATGAATGCATCGACTGCGCCCTGTGCGAACCGGAGTGCCCGGCACAGGCGATCTTCTCCGAGGACGAAGTCCCGGATGGCATGCAGGAGTTCATCGAGCTGAACAAGGATTTGGCCGATGTATGGCCGAACATCACCGAGAAGAAGGATTCCCTGCCGGACGCCGAAGAGTGGGACGGCAAGCCGAACAAGCTGCAGTTCCTGGAGCGCTGATCTGCGCTGCTCTGCAGAAACGCGAAAGGCCCGCCAAGTGCGGGCCTTTCTCTTTTTCGGGGCGTCACTTTTCTGCGGGCAAAAAAAAGGGGCGGGATAACCCGCCCACTCTTTATTCCCTATTCATCATCCTGATGAACCGCATCCTGCGGGGGTCCTGACCGACATCCTTACCGGCCTGCGTCTTTCCGTGTACGCGGGAGTGATATTACCCGCCTGCCGGATCGCGGCAACTGGGGCACTTTCGCACACCCGGCTCTTTTCGCTTCGGGCGATAAAAATAAAATCCTTAAAAAACAATTAGATAGAAATAATCGACGTCGAAGCTGGCGGGGATTCAAGCTGAACGCTCACACGTCATGTAAGCGAATGCTTACAGCATGGCGCATAAAAAAGCCCGGGATCATCCGGGCTTCTTCGTTGTCGACCTGGACGCTACTGGAACAGTGCGTCGCTCGACAGGCCGTTCTTCTCGAGGATCTCCCGCAGACGCTTGAGGGCCTCGACCTGGATCTGCCGAACCCGCTCGCGGGTCAGGCCGATTTCCTGGCCGACTTCCTCCAGGGTGCTGCTTTCATGGCCGCGCAGGCCGAAGCGGCGAATCACCACCTCGCGCTGCTTGTCGGTCAGTTCCGACAGCCAAAGATCGATGCTCTCGCTGAGGTCATCGTCCTGCAGCAGTTCGCAGGGGTCGGTGGGACGGTCATCGGTCAGGGTATCGAGCAGGGTCTTATCCGAATCCGGGCCCAGGGAAACATCCACTGAGGTGACCCGCTCGTTCAGACCGAGCATCCGCTTGACCTCGTCCACCGGCTTTTCAAGCAGGTTGGCGATTTCCTCGGGTGACGGCTCGTGGTCCAGCTTGTGGGTCAGCTCGCGCGCGGCCCGCAGGTAGACGTTGAGCTCCTTCACCACGTGGATCGGCAACCGGATGGTGCGGGTCTGGTTCATGATGGCCCGTTCGATGGTCTGACGAATCCACCAGGTTGCATAGGTGGAGAAGCGGAAGCCGCGCTCGGGGTCGAATTTCTCCACCGCGCGGATCAGCCCGAGGTTGCCCTCTTCGATCAGGTCGAGCAGGGAAAGGCCGCGATTGACGTAACGTCGCGCGATCTTCACTACCAGACGCAGGTTGCTTTCGATCATTCGCCGCCGACCGGCCGGGTCGCCCTTCTGCGCGAGGCGCGCAAAGTGGACTTCCTCCTCCGGAGTGAGCAGTGGCGAGAAACCGATTTCATTCAGATACAGCTGGGTCGCGTCGAGTGCGCGGCTGTAGTCGATGTGTTTGTGTTGCTTGAGAGACGAGAGAGAGGTGGCTTTAGGAGTGACTCGAAGCGATACCTGCTCTTCGGCAAATGACTCTTCGAGGATGATGCCAGGCTCCAGCAGGAGCACTTCATCATCGACGTCAAACTCCGGCCCTTCTTTTTTAAGTGCCATGTCGTTATCCCTTGCTGAGTTCGACAACAAGCCCAGGTGCTTCCTTATCCTTAGGACACCTAGGCCCGCTCACCCACGCAGGGGAACAGCTACCGTCAACGACTTGGCAAGTATTGCAGCGGATCTACAGGCTTACCCTGGCGGCGAATCTCGAAGTGCAGCTTCACCCGGTCAGTCCCTGTGGAGCCCATCTCGGCAATGTTCTGCCCGACTTTGACCTGTTGCCCTTCCCGCACCAGCAACCTGCGGTTGTGACCGTAGGCGCTTACGTAGGTATCGCTGTGCTTGATGATCACGAGTTCGCCGTAGCCCCGCAAACCACTACCGGCATACACAACCGTGCCATTAGACGCAGCTAGGACAGGCTGGCCCAATTGCCCCGCTATATCAATCCCTTTATTCAAACTGCCGTTTGATGCAAAACGGCCAATAAGAGTGCCATTGGTTGGCCATATCCACCCCCCGGGAGCGCCCCCTGCCACGGCCGGAGTTGCGCTGCTGGCGGGCGGCTGCGTCGGCGTGGTGGCGGCGGGACTGGTCGGTTTACTGGCAGTGGCAGGCTGGGTAGCCGGTTTGTTGACAACTACCGGAGCGACAGGCGTATTGTTTTTCGCGACAGACGGCGCTTTCGACGCACCGCCATCGAAGCGGATGGCCTGGCCGGGGCGGATGGTATAGGGCGCCGAAATATTGTTGCGCGCCGCCAGGGCCTTCCAGTCCCAGCCGTAGCGGAAGGCGATGGAGTACAGCGTGTCACCGGGGCGCACGACGTATTGGCCGCTGGTGACAGTCGGCTTCTGTTGGGCGTTGCGGTCTACGACGGTCGTCGTGCTGCGTGAAGTTGAAGAACAGGCCGCCAGCAGAGAGCAAACGGCAATGGCCACCACGACGTGGCCCAGGCCCTTGATCCAGTTCCGTTGACGCAGGGTCGCTGTCAAGCTCACCCATCCCCCTTATCCATGAATTGACGTCCAGCCTCACTGGCCGGCAGTTACCGCAGCCTTGACCGGCTTGCTCTCAGCCTAGCGGACCGTTGAGCAGCGGGACGAAGCGTACGGAATCCAGCACCTGGCGCTGGAAGCCATCCTCGGTGCGGACGATCAGCATCAGCTGCTGCACTTCGCCACCGCCGACCGGAATCACCAGCCGCCCCCCGGGAGCCAGTTGGTCCAGCAGTGCCTGAGGGACCTCAGCCGCCGCTGCGGTGACGATGATGCCGTTGTAAGGCGCCAGGGCAGGCCAGCCTTCCCAGCCATCGCCCCAACGAAAGACAACATTTCTCAGGTTTAGCTCCACAAGACGTTCTTTCGCACGGTCCTGCAGGGCCTGGATGCGCTCGAC from Pseudomonas sp. GCEP-101 includes these protein-coding regions:
- the recA gene encoding recombinase RecA; the encoded protein is MDDNKKRALAAALGQIERQFGKGAVMRMGDHERQAIPAISTGSLGLDIALGIGGLPKGRIVEIYGPESSGKTTLTLSVIAQAQKAGATCAFVDAEHALDPDYAGKLGVNVDDLLVSQPDTGEQALEITDMLVRSNAVDVIIVDSVAALVPKAEIEGEMGDQHVGLQARLMSQALRKITGNIKNANCLVIFINQIRMKIGVMFGNPETTTGGNALKFYSSVRLDIRRTGAVKEGDEVVGSETRVKVVKNKVAPPFRQAEFQIMYGRGIYRTGEIIDLGVQLGLIEKSGAWYSYQGSKIGQGKANAAKFLEDNTEICNTLDKAIREQLLTNQPAPTKAELAAAEAEAEAEADY
- a CDS encoding CinA family protein: MPVTDSVITDLAARLGARLAANHLRVTTAESCTGGGIAEAITRIAGSSAWFEAGYVTYSNGQKTRQLDVPAALFAQVGAVSREVVEAMVAGALPRSGADIAVAVSGIAGPDGGSAEKPVGTVWLAWRKGEQVFSERRLYAGDREAVRRQTVATALEGLLRLADGENPIQG
- the mutS gene encoding DNA mismatch repair protein MutS, with the protein product MSQSDLSAHTPMMQQYWKLKNQHPDQLMFYRMGDFYELFYEDAKKAAKLLDITLTARGQSAGTSIPMAGIPFHSAEGYLAKLVKLGESVVICEQIGDPATSKGPVERQVVRILTPGTVSDEALLDERRDNLIAAVLGDERLFGLAVLDITSGRFNVQEIKGWETLLAELERMNPAELLIPDDWPQGLPAEKRRGAHRRAPWDFDRDSAKKSLCQQFGVQDLKGFGCQDLTLAIGAAGCLLAYAKETQRTALPHLRSLRHERIDDTVILDGASRRNLELDTNLAGGRDNTLQSVVDRCQTAMGSRLLTRWLNRPLRDRAVLEARQESIACLLERYRFEILQPQLKEIGDVERILARIGLRNARPRDLARLRDALAALPELQSGMTELEAPHLGELANSIRTYPELADLLVRAVIENPPAVIRDGGVIARGYDAELDELQMLSENAGQYLMDLEIREKARTGLPNLKVGYNRIHGYYIELPRVQAEQAPADYIRRQTLKGAERFITPELKAFEDKALSAQSRALAREKQLYEELLELLIAQLAPLQDTAAALAELDVLANLAERALNLDLNRPRFVEESGILIEQGRHPVVEQVLDTPFVANDLNLDEDTRMLVITGPNMGGKSTYMRQTALIVLLAHIGSFVPAARCELSLVDRIFTRIGSSDDLAGGRSTFMVEMSETANILHNATDRSLVLMDEVGRGTSTFDGLSLAWSAAEHLARLRAFTLFATHYFELTVLPESEPAVANVHLNATEHNERIVFLHHVLPGPASQSYGLAVAQLAGVPGAVIQRAREHLARLETTSLPHEAPRSNDPKSPAPLQSDLFASLPHPIIEELTRVSPDDLTPRQALELLYAWKTRV
- the fdxA gene encoding ferredoxin FdxA yields the protein MTFVVTDNCIKCKYTDCVEVCPVDCFYEGPNFLVIHPDECIDCALCEPECPAQAIFSEDEVPDGMQEFIELNKDLADVWPNITEKKDSLPDAEEWDGKPNKLQFLER
- the rpoS gene encoding RNA polymerase sigma factor RpoS, whose translation is MALKKEGPEFDVDDEVLLLEPGIILEESFAEEQVSLRVTPKATSLSSLKQHKHIDYSRALDATQLYLNEIGFSPLLTPEEEVHFARLAQKGDPAGRRRMIESNLRLVVKIARRYVNRGLSLLDLIEEGNLGLIRAVEKFDPERGFRFSTYATWWIRQTIERAIMNQTRTIRLPIHVVKELNVYLRAARELTHKLDHEPSPEEIANLLEKPVDEVKRMLGLNERVTSVDVSLGPDSDKTLLDTLTDDRPTDPCELLQDDDLSESIDLWLSELTDKQREVVIRRFGLRGHESSTLEEVGQEIGLTRERVRQIQVEALKRLREILEKNGLSSDALFQ
- a CDS encoding peptidoglycan DD-metalloendopeptidase family protein; translation: MSLTATLRQRNWIKGLGHVVVAIAVCSLLAACSSTSRSTTTVVDRNAQQKPTVTSGQYVVRPGDTLYSIAFRYGWDWKALAARNNISAPYTIRPGQAIRFDGGASKAPSVAKNNTPVAPVVVNKPATQPATASKPTSPAATTPTQPPASSATPAVAGGAPGGWIWPTNGTLIGRFASNGSLNKGIDIAGQLGQPVLAASNGTVVYAGSGLRGYGELVIIKHSDTYVSAYGHNRRLLVREGQQVKVGQNIAEMGSTGTDRVKLHFEIRRQGKPVDPLQYLPSR
- a CDS encoding protein-L-isoaspartate(D-aspartate) O-methyltransferase; translated protein: MTSQRTRERLIQRLYEEGLSNAHVLEVIRRTPRHLFVDEALSHRAYEDTALPIGHNQTISQPFMVARMTELLLAAGPLDKVLEIGTGSGYQTAVLSQLVERVFSVERIQALQDRAKERLVELNLRNVVFRWGDGWEGWPALAPYNGIIVTAAAAEVPQALLDQLAPGGRLVIPVGGGEVQQLMLIVRTEDGFQRQVLDSVRFVPLLNGPLG